The Phycisphaeraceae bacterium genome segment ACCGTGCCGTTCATTCTCAAATCGGTTCTTGATGGCCTGCTCGTTCGTTCGCTGTGACTGGACCCACTCGCGGAAACCCGACTCGAAGTCGCGATAGATTGCGTCGACCAAGGATTGCTGCTCCGGATCAAGGTCCGCGATGATGATGAGGCGGTCCAAGGCAGCCCGGGAAACCTCCATGCTCCAGGGGCGCTCGTCCGGCATCGCCCATTGACCCCGAGCGGATGAAGCGACCAGAACCGGTGCGATCAGGATCGTCAGATGACAGCTGAGTTTTGCGGATGATCCGAGAGGGATGGTCGCGTGTGTCGTCGATCGGGCGCACCAGAGAAGGGCGCCAATGAGAAGAAGATTCCGGAGCACGCCCGCTCCGGGACTGCCGGTCGCCCACCATTGGTCGAGTGCACCGAAACACCCACATTCAGCGGACGGGTTCGTGATCCAGATCGCGACAAGATACACGGTGAATCCAGCAATCAAGACGGCGCTGGCGTACAGTGCGTTCACGACTTGACGTCCGACAAGCAGACGGACACCGAGCCCGATCTCGATGCCGGATATCGCGAGGATTGTGAATCCAGCAAGGGATCGGCTGACGCCAACTCCGACGAGCGCCAGAATGCCATCGCCAGGATCGATGGCCTTCAGTAACCCAGCGATACCGATCAGCGCCCCTGCCAGCATGGCGACGAGACGCTTGCCCAACGGAAGCGGCATACTGGGGGTTCTCATCATGCATTGACCCCTGTACGGGCAATCACTGGCACGTGGTGCCGGTCAGATAGGCGCCCTCGCAGTACTCGTAGGCGATCCAATCGCTCTCCGCAGCGTACGTGCCGGATGAACAGCCGAACCACTTCACGAAGACCCAAACACGGGTTCCGGTGCCGTAGCACTGCGTCTTGCCCTGACCAACGGCGGGGACGCACTTCAGCATGTTGACCCGTCCGCGCACGCACATGGGTCCGCTCGTGCTATCGGGGCATGTGATGGGGTCACAGTCGGCTGTGCCGCACACGTAGTCGAAGACGGCCTGATAGCAGCCGAGCGGCCCGCCGCCTCCGGGATCCTGAGCGGCCAGCATGCCTGCGGCGGCAATCGTGAAAGCGACGAGGATGATTCTTGCGTGAGTACTCGTCGTCCAGTCTCCTGCTTTTGGGGTCGATTCGGAGCTCCTGTGCCCAGAAAAGTGAACCAGGCGATCAATGCCGTCAGTCCAAGACGTACCAGCAGGGCTGTTGAATCGAAGGCATTGCGATCGATGGCTGGCGCGTCATCTTCCCGTTGAAAGCGTACTGTTTCCGTAGAACTCGACCAATCGCCCTGTCCGGTCAGGTCGTAGTAGGTCAGTGGCTGATCGGGTCGGAAGGCAACGAAGATCCGCGGAACGTCCTGTGGCGTTGCCGGAAGGCGAAAGTCATCCGAAGCAATGCCGCGAAACCGGATCCGAATCAACCATGTATTGCCGATCCTCAGGTTCTTGCGGATGAGCATCCACTCGCCTTCTGATCCGTCCGGCTGGGCGTGTACTTGCCACAATGAAATGTCGGCGTTGTTCTGCGCGTCCCGAGCGGCCGCGATCGCCCTGATGTGCCGGTATCCGGCCGGCGCCTCTGGGAGTGGCTCGATGGGGACCAAGTCTCCGTAGGTCTTCGCGAATGCCTTCACTGGATCGCAGGTGAAATCGAACACAGTTTCCGCTGTTCGGAGACCGCCAACATTCGGAGCGCTGTATGGCGATCGTTCAATCTCCATGCGATCCCATCCGTTGCCGAACCATGCCAGTTCGCGGCAACGTCCGATGAATTGCGTGCCGATCGGAAAGTCATGGCGGTCCGACCTGGGTCGATGAAACCACTCCCACTTCGACAGCGAAGGATGCGATCGGAAGTTGACGTATTGGAACGAAACGCCGGCTTCGCCACCCCAGATCAGTCCGTCGAACAGAAACCCGCCGTGTTGTGGCTCAGTGGTGGACTGCAAGTCCGGAGAAGGTCGCATCGTCGAAAACAGGATATCATCTGCAACGGAGTCGATACGCCGCGCGAATCCGTAGACCTCGAATGCCCGTTCAGACTTGAGATTTGTCGGTGGTGACTCGACCGGTGGTGTTGTCGGCTGCTGCCAAGACAACGAAACCAGCAGAGCCATCAGTGCGGTGAAAGACCAAGTCGACGTCATGCGCCACCCCGAGAGCATGCATTTCGGAGGGTTTCCGAAGACAATGCCACGATAACGCTGCAGAACGTCGTGTCAAGCGGGAATTGGGTGACCCCCCCCGAGGCGAGCATGGAAGTCACTTTCCAACAACGGGTTGTGGCTGATCGAACTTTCTGCGTCTTTTTGCGATTGCTCAACTTCCGGAGATCATCAGCAGCTCGGCGCGTCCTCCTCAACGGCCCCTCACCGCCCCTTCCGCCCGCGCCCCTTCGCCCCGCTCGTCGCCCGCGCGGCCGCCTTCTTCTTCCCGCCGCCTTTGGCTGACGCCGGCTTGGCCGCCGTCGGCCGCGGGCCGTACCCGGCGGGGATGCCCTGCTTCCACGTGTCGAGTTTGCGGCTCTCGGCGATGTAGCCGTCGCCGGGGATCGGCTTGGACCCGTGGGTGAACGCGCTCACCTGGCTCTTGTGGGCCGTGCGGGCGGTGTACTTGGCGGTGAACTCGTCATGAATCCAGCGATAGGTTTTCTCCATGCCCACGCGCAAGGATGTGTCCGGCTCCCAGTTCAGATACGACTTGATCTTGGTGTTGTCGGAGTTGCGGCCCGCCACGCCGCGCGGCGCATCGAGCTTGTAGTGGCGCTCAAGCGTGATGCCCGCGATCTCCTCCGCGATATCCACCAGCTGGTTGATGGTCACCAGTTCCGACGAGCCGAGGTTGATGGGTTCGAGGATGTCCGAGTTGGTGATGAGGTTGATGCCCTTCACGCAGTCGTCGATGTACATGAACGAGCGGGTCTGCGTGCCGTCGCCCCAGATCTCGATGTCGTGCTTGCCGGAGATCTTGGCGGCGATGACCTTGCGGCAGATGGCGGCGGGGGCCTTCTCGCGCCCGCCCTCCCACGTGCCGTTGGGGCCGTAGACGTTGTGGAAGCGGGCGACGCGCGTGGCGATGCCGAAATCCTCGCGGAAGTGGCGGCACATGCGCTCGGAGAAGAGCTTCTCCCAGCCGTAGCCGTCCTCCGGCAGGGCGGGGTAGGCGTCGGCTTCCTTGAGCGCGGTGACGTGAGGGTCCTTCTGCTTGTCGGCGTTGTACACGCAGGCGGAGGAGGAGTAGAAGAAGCGCTTCACGCCCGCCTCCTGCGCCGCCAGCAGCATGTGGGTGTTCACCAGCACGCTGAGCATGCACAGGGCCTTGTTGTTCTCGATGAAGCCCATGCCGCCCATGTCGGCGGCGAGCTGGTAAACCGTGGTGGCGCCGCGGCAGAGCTTGCGGCAGACCTTGAAGTCGCGGCAGTCGCCCCGCAGGGGGCCGGCGTAGTTCTCCACGTCGGGGAAGACCTGATACCACTCGTCCAAGGGCTTGATGTCCGCGGCGCGGATGGTCTTCACGCCCTGCTGGCGGAAGTAGTTGACCAGATGCCCGCCGATGAACCCGCCGGCTCCGGCGATGACGACGACTTGATTCCTCATGACCTCTCCTGAATGCGGCCGCGGAATAGGGACTTCGGACGCCCTGAATCGGGCGCGGGCCGCCCGACCCGGCTGATCGCCCGTGCGGGGGCGATGGATGGCTCAAGGGCGGAGCGGACCCGCTGTGCTTCTACGAAATCGGTCCGGCACGGGTTCTGATTCAATGCCGATGCGCCGGTTCCGCCCACCATCGTGCGATCGGGCCTCACTTCTCGGAACCGGCGACACAACCGCGAGGCCGAATCGAGCGACCCGTCGGCGGTCGAGTGCGGCGGAGGCGCGTCCTGCCGATCATGGTGATCCGCTGGCCCTTGTCGGGGCCGCCTTGTACCATCGGACAGACCTCAGGGGCACCCACCTCACCATGCGCATCACCATCATCGGCACCGGGTACGTCGGCCTCGTCTCGGGGGCCTGCTTCGCCAGCACAGGCAACGAGGTTCTCTGTCTGGACCTGGATGAGGGCAAGATCGCCCGGCTCAACCGGGGCGAATCGCCCATCTACGAGCCGGGGCTGAGCGACCTGATCCAGCGCAACGCCAGGGCGGGGCGTCTGAAGTTCACCACCGACAAGGACGCCGCCTACCGCCACGGCGAGGCGGTGTTCATCTGCGTGGGCACGCCGTCCGGACCGGACGGCTCGGCGGACCTGCGCTATGTGCTGCAGGCGGCGGAGGACATCGCCGCCGCGCTCGAGCAATACGGCCGCGAGGGCAAGCCCCGGCTGGTGGTGGTCAAG includes the following:
- a CDS encoding NAD-dependent epimerase/dehydratase family protein, which translates into the protein MRNQVVVIAGAGGFIGGHLVNYFRQQGVKTIRAADIKPLDEWYQVFPDVENYAGPLRGDCRDFKVCRKLCRGATTVYQLAADMGGMGFIENNKALCMLSVLVNTHMLLAAQEAGVKRFFYSSSACVYNADKQKDPHVTALKEADAYPALPEDGYGWEKLFSERMCRHFREDFGIATRVARFHNVYGPNGTWEGGREKAPAAICRKVIAAKISGKHDIEIWGDGTQTRSFMYIDDCVKGINLITNSDILEPINLGSSELVTINQLVDIAEEIAGITLERHYKLDAPRGVAGRNSDNTKIKSYLNWEPDTSLRVGMEKTYRWIHDEFTAKYTARTAHKSQVSAFTHGSKPIPGDGYIAESRKLDTWKQGIPAGYGPRPTAAKPASAKGGGKKKAAARATSGAKGRGRKGR